In the Brucella anthropi ATCC 49188 genome, one interval contains:
- a CDS encoding shikimate dehydrogenase: MAKKAFVTGFPIRHSRSPLIHGFWLDELGIDGSYEAIEVKPEDFSFFASSLAENGFAGGNVTIPHKEAAYAAVESLDEAAKAIGAVNTLWLENGRLHGGNTDAYGFAANLDASASGWDNADSALVLGAGGASRAIVHALLSRGFKKVAIVNRTVSRAQDLATHFGPRVSAYGWDAAQKLVSDAGLIVNTTSLGMSGHDEQEVFPLDLGKASRKAVATDIVYVPLKTPFLKKAEEAGLVTVDGLGMLLHQAVPGFERWFGKRPLVTKALREHILADMAKAGALVSGSKSVKPQ; this comes from the coding sequence ATGGCTAAGAAGGCGTTTGTCACCGGCTTTCCGATAAGACATTCGCGGTCGCCGCTGATCCATGGTTTCTGGCTTGATGAACTTGGGATCGACGGTTCTTATGAGGCGATAGAAGTGAAGCCGGAAGATTTCAGCTTCTTTGCTTCGTCGCTTGCCGAAAACGGTTTTGCCGGTGGCAATGTCACCATTCCCCACAAGGAAGCAGCCTATGCTGCGGTGGAAAGTCTGGATGAGGCCGCGAAGGCTATCGGCGCGGTCAACACGCTTTGGCTTGAAAATGGCAGGCTCCATGGCGGCAATACTGATGCCTATGGTTTTGCCGCCAATCTCGATGCATCGGCTTCCGGCTGGGATAATGCCGACAGTGCCCTTGTTCTGGGCGCTGGTGGCGCAAGCCGGGCAATCGTCCACGCGCTGTTGTCGCGCGGCTTTAAGAAAGTCGCCATCGTCAATCGCACGGTGAGTCGGGCGCAAGATCTCGCAACCCATTTCGGACCGCGTGTCTCGGCGTATGGCTGGGATGCGGCGCAAAAACTGGTCTCCGACGCCGGATTGATCGTCAACACGACATCGCTTGGCATGAGCGGTCATGACGAGCAGGAGGTATTCCCGCTCGATCTTGGCAAAGCGTCGCGAAAGGCGGTTGCCACCGATATTGTTTATGTACCGCTCAAGACGCCCTTTCTGAAAAAGGCCGAAGAAGCAGGTCTGGTGACAGTGGACGGTCTTGGCATGTTGCTGCATCAGGCCGTTCCAGGTTTCGAGCGCTGGTTCGGCAAAAGGCCGCTAGTGACGAAAGCGCTGCGTGAGCATATTCTGGCGGATATGGCAAAGGCTGGCGCTCTGGTATCTGGATCAAAAAGCGTCAAGCCGCAGTGA
- the hemE gene encoding uroporphyrinogen decarboxylase: MKRKVLRVIDGETVFPPPIWMMRQAGRYLPEYRETRKKAGSFLDLCYSPDLAVEVTLQPIRRFGFDAAILFSDILVIPHALGRDLRFEEGKGPLMTPIDADEIFWLETEGVAKRLEPVYETVRLLREQLPDETTLLGFCGAPWTVATYMIAGHGTPDQAPARLFAYRFPEAFEKLLNDLADVSAEYLIEQLDAGADAVQIFDSWSGVLDEDCFERFCIRPVARIVQKVRAVYPEARIIGFPKGAGMLYAGYREKTGVDALGLDWSVPFSFAAALQEEGAIQGNLDPLRVVAGGNALDEGVDTILERLGQGPLIFNLGHGITPQAPIENVQRMIDRIRGGKS; encoded by the coding sequence ATGAAGCGCAAAGTCTTGAGAGTGATTGACGGTGAAACGGTCTTTCCACCTCCCATCTGGATGATGCGCCAGGCCGGACGCTATCTTCCCGAATATCGCGAGACGCGGAAAAAGGCGGGGAGCTTTCTCGATCTCTGCTATTCGCCCGATCTTGCTGTCGAAGTGACCCTTCAGCCGATCCGCCGGTTTGGCTTTGATGCAGCCATTCTCTTTTCAGATATTCTTGTCATTCCCCACGCCCTTGGACGTGACCTTCGCTTTGAAGAAGGCAAGGGACCTTTGATGACACCGATTGATGCGGACGAGATTTTCTGGCTTGAGACGGAAGGTGTCGCCAAAAGGCTGGAGCCGGTCTACGAGACGGTTCGGCTGCTGCGCGAGCAGTTGCCCGACGAAACCACGCTGCTGGGCTTCTGTGGCGCTCCCTGGACCGTTGCGACCTATATGATTGCCGGTCACGGCACGCCGGATCAGGCACCCGCCCGTCTTTTCGCCTATCGCTTCCCCGAAGCTTTTGAAAAGCTCCTGAACGATCTTGCCGATGTTTCTGCCGAATATCTTATCGAGCAGCTGGATGCCGGTGCTGATGCGGTTCAGATTTTCGATTCATGGTCGGGCGTTTTGGATGAGGACTGCTTTGAGCGTTTCTGCATCCGGCCCGTTGCCCGGATCGTCCAGAAGGTGAGGGCGGTTTATCCGGAGGCGCGCATCATCGGCTTCCCGAAAGGGGCAGGAATGCTTTATGCAGGCTATCGTGAAAAGACCGGTGTGGATGCGCTCGGTCTTGACTGGTCTGTTCCCTTTTCCTTTGCTGCCGCCCTTCAGGAAGAAGGCGCGATACAGGGCAATCTCGATCCGCTGCGCGTTGTAGCAGGCGGCAATGCGCTGGATGAAGGCGTGGACACCATTCTCGAACGCCTCGGCCAGGGTCCGCTGATCTTCAATCTCGGTCACGGAATCACACCGCAGGCGCCGATTGAAAATGTTCAGCGCATGATCGACCGTATTCGCGGAGGAAAATCATGA
- the dnaQ gene encoding DNA polymerase III subunit epsilon yields the protein MREIVFDTETTGLERLEDRVIEIGGVELINKFPTGRTFHKYINPQGRQVHPEALAVHGISNEQLLDKPTFAEVLDEFLEFFDGAKLVAHNAMFDLGFINAELARLGQAEIQSERIIDTLALARRKHPMGPNSLDALCKRYGIENGHRTLHGALLDSEILAEVYIELIGGKQTALGLSMGGAVSGNNAGESGAAIVLAARPRPLAPRISDAERAAHAALVDKLGDKAIWKKY from the coding sequence ATGCGTGAAATCGTTTTCGATACGGAAACCACCGGTCTGGAAAGGCTCGAGGACCGTGTGATCGAAATCGGCGGCGTGGAACTGATCAACAAGTTTCCCACAGGCCGCACTTTCCATAAATACATCAACCCGCAGGGGCGTCAGGTTCATCCCGAAGCGCTCGCGGTCCACGGCATCAGCAATGAACAATTGCTGGACAAGCCGACATTCGCGGAAGTTCTGGACGAGTTTCTCGAATTTTTCGACGGGGCCAAGCTGGTGGCACACAATGCCATGTTCGACCTTGGCTTCATCAATGCTGAACTGGCAAGGCTCGGACAGGCTGAAATCCAGTCGGAGCGCATCATCGATACATTGGCGCTTGCCCGCCGCAAGCATCCGATGGGTCCGAACTCACTCGACGCCTTGTGCAAGCGCTACGGCATCGAGAATGGACACCGTACCCTGCACGGGGCATTGCTCGATTCCGAGATTTTGGCCGAAGTCTATATCGAACTGATCGGCGGCAAGCAGACAGCGCTTGGGCTCAGCATGGGCGGTGCTGTCAGCGGCAACAATGCCGGAGAGAGCGGCGCTGCCATAGTTCTTGCCGCGCGCCCGAGACCGCTGGCCCCCCGCATTTCGGATGCCGAGCGCGCCGCTCACGCAGCCCTTGTGGACAAGTTGGGCGATAAGGCCATCTGGAAGAAATACTGA
- a CDS encoding Maf-like protein has product MTDKLVLASKSPFRSALLKNAGIEFSTASADIDERAVEAPLYKTGATPEEVAQVLAEAKALDVSEKNPGAVVIGCDQTLSLGDEIFHKPADMEAARRQLLKFSGKTHQLNSAVVLVKDGKTLWRHVSIARMTMRDLDPGFVGRYLGRVGDVALSSVGAYQVEGPGIQLFDKIEGDYFTIVGLPLLPLLAELRKEKLIDG; this is encoded by the coding sequence ATGACGGACAAACTCGTTCTTGCCTCTAAAAGCCCCTTCCGTTCGGCGTTGCTGAAGAATGCCGGCATAGAGTTTTCAACAGCAAGCGCGGATATCGACGAGCGCGCGGTCGAAGCCCCACTTTATAAAACGGGCGCTACGCCGGAAGAAGTCGCACAGGTTCTGGCCGAGGCGAAGGCGCTCGACGTAAGCGAGAAGAACCCCGGCGCGGTGGTGATCGGCTGCGATCAGACATTGTCGCTCGGTGACGAGATTTTCCACAAGCCCGCCGATATGGAAGCGGCGCGCCGCCAGCTTCTGAAATTTTCCGGAAAGACCCATCAGCTCAACAGTGCGGTTGTGCTTGTGAAGGACGGCAAAACCCTGTGGCGCCACGTTTCGATTGCCCGCATGACCATGCGCGATCTGGATCCCGGTTTTGTCGGGCGTTATCTCGGTCGTGTGGGGGACGTCGCGCTTTCGAGCGTCGGCGCCTATCAGGTCGAAGGACCGGGCATCCAGCTTTTCGATAAGATCGAAGGCGATTATTTCACGATTGTCGGTCTGCCGCTGCTGCCGCTGCTGGCTGAACTGCGGAAGGAAAAACTGATCGATGGCTAA
- the coaE gene encoding dephospho-CoA kinase (Dephospho-CoA kinase (CoaE) performs the final step in coenzyme A biosynthesis.): MIVLGLTGSIGMGKTTAANMFAEAGVPIYSADDTVHQLYSGRAAPLIEAAFPGTVENGAVNREKLSAAVIGKPEALKKLEAIVHPLVREEEEAFRRTAEQAGAALALIDIPLLFETGGDKRVDKIVVVSAPAEIQRIRVLARPGMTEEKLDAILARQTPDAEKRARADFIIDTSGSFDNLRRQITEIVAELSGKPAVATE, translated from the coding sequence ATGATCGTGCTCGGATTAACTGGCTCCATCGGAATGGGGAAAACAACGGCGGCGAACATGTTCGCCGAAGCCGGTGTGCCGATCTATAGCGCCGACGACACCGTGCACCAGCTCTATTCCGGTCGCGCGGCCCCGCTGATCGAGGCTGCGTTTCCGGGCACTGTGGAAAACGGTGCGGTCAATCGGGAAAAACTTTCCGCTGCCGTCATCGGAAAGCCCGAAGCCCTGAAGAAACTGGAAGCCATCGTTCATCCGCTTGTGCGTGAGGAAGAAGAAGCCTTTCGCCGCACTGCCGAGCAAGCTGGCGCCGCTCTGGCACTGATCGATATTCCGCTGCTTTTTGAAACCGGCGGCGACAAACGTGTGGACAAGATCGTGGTTGTCTCAGCCCCTGCCGAGATACAGCGCATTCGCGTGCTTGCGCGACCGGGCATGACGGAAGAAAAACTCGATGCCATTCTCGCCCGTCAGACGCCGGATGCCGAGAAGCGTGCAAGAGCCGATTTCATTATCGATACGAGCGGGAGTTTCGACAATCTGCGCCGTCAGATTACCGAAATTGTTGCGGAATTGAGTGGAAAGCCGGCGGTCGCGACAGAATAA
- a CDS encoding FxsA family protein, with protein MSSSLAPLVMLAMPFIEIAGFVIIGSKIGVFATLGLVILSAMLGFFLLRVQGIGLLQRIRTETAAGRVPDREMVHGAMLVLAAILLIVPGFVSSTIGILLFIPFIRDFMWEKFMRGRMVVATSARYSDGYGQQRPGSNPRQDHVIDLDPEDYTTRPNENSPWKDDRKDQ; from the coding sequence GTGTCCTCCTCTCTCGCCCCTCTCGTCATGCTGGCGATGCCTTTCATCGAAATTGCCGGTTTCGTCATTATCGGCAGCAAGATCGGCGTTTTCGCGACTTTGGGCCTCGTTATTCTGAGCGCAATGCTGGGTTTCTTTCTGCTGCGCGTGCAGGGCATCGGGCTTTTGCAGCGTATCCGTACCGAAACGGCTGCCGGACGCGTGCCGGATCGCGAAATGGTGCATGGCGCCATGCTGGTTCTGGCAGCGATCCTGCTGATCGTGCCCGGCTTTGTCAGCAGCACCATCGGCATTCTGCTGTTCATTCCGTTCATCCGTGATTTCATGTGGGAAAAATTCATGCGCGGCCGCATGGTCGTTGCGACATCCGCGCGCTATTCGGACGGCTACGGGCAACAGCGTCCCGGTTCAAATCCACGTCAGGACCATGTCATCGATCTCGATCCAGAGGATTATACCACCAGGCCGAATGAAAACTCGCCTTGGAAAGACGACCGTAAAGATCAATGA
- the secB gene encoding protein-export chaperone SecB has protein sequence MSDKAAGEVKNGNGATAEPSLNILAQYVKDLSFESPGAPLSLRPREKAPSININVNVNANPLSETDFDVVLTLEAKAVDGKDVLFNTELVYGGVFRIQGIPQEHMLPLLFIECPRLLFPFARQIIADATRNGGYPPLMIDPIDFAQMFQQRMAEEQAKSAVKS, from the coding sequence ATGAGCGATAAGGCCGCGGGCGAAGTAAAGAACGGCAATGGCGCGACGGCCGAGCCGTCCCTCAACATTCTGGCGCAGTATGTGAAGGACCTGTCCTTCGAAAGCCCGGGCGCGCCGCTGTCGCTGCGTCCGCGCGAGAAGGCACCGTCCATCAACATCAACGTGAACGTAAACGCCAATCCGCTTTCCGAAACGGATTTCGACGTTGTGCTGACGCTGGAAGCCAAGGCTGTTGACGGCAAGGACGTCCTTTTCAACACCGAGCTCGTCTATGGCGGCGTGTTCCGCATTCAGGGCATCCCGCAGGAGCACATGCTTCCGCTTCTGTTCATCGAATGCCCGCGTCTTCTGTTCCCGTTCGCGCGCCAGATCATTGCCGACGCAACGCGCAACGGTGGCTACCCGCCGCTGATGATCGACCCGATCGATTTCGCGCAGATGTTCCAGCAGCGGATGGCCGAAGAACAGGCCAAGTCCGCTGTAAAGAGCTGA
- the hemJ gene encoding protoporphyrinogen oxidase HemJ, whose amino-acid sequence MSQTAPENRGSAVAIRTVVSLVVVALGVWALFHVNPADAYLWIKSLHVIAVIAWMAGMLYLPRLFVYHCAAKPGSETSETFKVMEKRLLRFIINPAMIVTWIAGLWMAWEIFGFQGGWLHAKLLLVVLMSGLHGYLAKSTRLFAEDRNMRSAKHWRIINEVPTILMILIVILVIVKPF is encoded by the coding sequence ATGAGCCAGACAGCTCCGGAAAATCGCGGCTCGGCAGTCGCCATTCGCACTGTTGTTTCGCTGGTTGTGGTCGCGCTTGGCGTCTGGGCATTGTTTCACGTGAATCCAGCCGACGCCTATCTCTGGATCAAGTCGCTGCATGTGATTGCCGTCATCGCATGGATGGCGGGGATGCTCTATCTGCCGCGCCTCTTCGTCTATCACTGCGCTGCAAAGCCTGGTTCCGAAACATCGGAGACCTTCAAGGTGATGGAGAAACGGTTGCTGCGCTTCATCATCAATCCGGCCATGATCGTGACCTGGATTGCCGGTCTCTGGATGGCTTGGGAAATCTTCGGTTTCCAGGGTGGCTGGCTGCATGCAAAACTGCTGCTGGTCGTGCTGATGTCCGGCCTGCACGGCTACCTCGCCAAGTCGACCCGACTTTTTGCTGAAGACCGCAATATGCGCTCGGCCAAACACTGGCGAATCATCAATGAAGTGCCGACGATTCTGATGATTCTGATCGTCATACTGGTGATCGTTAAGCCGTTTTAA
- a CDS encoding pyruvate, water dikinase regulatory protein: MTRPLSYFHLHLISDATGETLLAAGRAAAAQYANARAIEHIYPLIRTEKQLRKVLEGIDAEPGIVLYTIVDQKLAAIIDDSCAEMGVPSVSVLEPVLNTFQSYLGAPAHRRASAQHVLNADYFRRIDALNFTMEHDDGQLPYDIEEADVILVGISRTSKTPTSIYLANRGIKATNVPIVLGIPLPEVLFTAKRPLIVGLVATAERISQIRQNRPLGNVPSLDTGLYTDRVSISEELAYARNICNRNGWPIIDVSRRSIEETAAAILALLRAHNEKG; encoded by the coding sequence GTGACCAGACCGCTTTCCTACTTTCATCTTCATCTTATTTCTGATGCGACGGGAGAGACTCTCCTCGCGGCGGGCCGTGCGGCAGCGGCGCAATATGCCAATGCGCGTGCCATCGAGCACATCTATCCGCTGATCCGTACCGAAAAGCAGCTGCGCAAGGTTCTTGAGGGCATCGATGCGGAACCCGGCATCGTTCTCTATACGATTGTCGACCAGAAGCTGGCGGCGATCATCGATGATTCCTGCGCGGAAATGGGCGTGCCGAGCGTTTCCGTGCTGGAGCCGGTGCTGAACACGTTTCAATCCTACCTCGGTGCGCCCGCGCATCGCCGCGCCAGCGCACAGCATGTTCTCAATGCCGATTATTTCCGGCGCATCGACGCGCTCAATTTCACGATGGAGCATGATGACGGGCAATTGCCTTATGACATTGAGGAAGCCGACGTCATTCTTGTCGGCATTTCACGCACATCCAAGACACCGACAAGCATCTATCTCGCCAATCGTGGCATCAAGGCCACCAATGTTCCGATTGTGCTGGGGATTCCCTTGCCCGAAGTCCTTTTCACGGCGAAGCGTCCATTGATCGTGGGACTGGTCGCGACGGCTGAACGGATTTCGCAAATCCGCCAGAACCGGCCACTCGGCAATGTGCCGTCGCTGGATACGGGTCTTTATACGGATCGCGTATCGATCTCGGAAGAGCTGGCCTATGCGCGTAATATATGCAACCGAAACGGCTGGCCAATCATTGATGTATCGCGCCGGTCGATCGAGGAAACCGCAGCTGCCATTCTGGCGCTGCTCCGCGCGCATAACGAAAAGGGATAA
- the rho gene encoding transcription termination factor Rho has translation MQEMKLQELKNKTPVELLAFAETLEVENASAMRKQELMFAILKKLAAQDVEIIGEGVVEVLQDGFGFLRSADANYLPGPDDIYISPSQLRRFSLKTGDTVEGPIRGPKEGERYFALLKVNSINFEDPEKIRHKVHFDNLTPLYPNERFKMELEVPTSKDLSPRVIDLVAPLGKGQRGLIVAPPRTGKTVLLQNIAHSITANHPECYLIVLLIDERPEEVTDMQRSVKGEVISSTFDEPAARHVQVAEMVIEKAKRLVEHGRDVVILLDSITRLGRAYNTVVPSSGKVLTGGVDANALQRPKRFFGAARNIEEGGSLTIIATALIDTGSRMDEVIFEEFKGTGNSEIVLDRKVADKRIFPAMDILKSGTRKEDLLVPRADLQKIFVLRRILAPMGTTDAIEFLIDKLKQTKSNSEFFDSMNT, from the coding sequence ATGCAGGAAATGAAACTACAAGAACTAAAGAACAAGACACCGGTGGAGCTGCTGGCTTTTGCCGAAACACTTGAGGTCGAAAACGCGAGCGCCATGCGCAAGCAGGAACTGATGTTCGCGATCCTCAAGAAGCTGGCGGCCCAGGACGTCGAAATTATCGGCGAGGGCGTCGTTGAGGTGCTGCAGGATGGATTTGGCTTCCTGCGCTCTGCTGATGCCAACTACCTGCCGGGCCCAGACGATATTTATATTTCACCCTCGCAGCTGCGTCGTTTTTCTCTCAAGACCGGTGATACGGTCGAAGGTCCGATCCGCGGTCCCAAGGAAGGCGAACGTTATTTCGCGCTGCTCAAGGTTAATTCGATCAATTTCGAAGATCCGGAAAAGATCCGGCACAAGGTTCATTTCGACAATCTGACGCCGCTCTACCCGAATGAGCGCTTCAAGATGGAACTGGAAGTTCCAACTTCCAAGGATCTTTCGCCGCGTGTCATTGATCTGGTGGCACCGCTCGGCAAGGGCCAGCGCGGCCTGATCGTCGCTCCGCCGCGTACCGGTAAGACTGTTCTTCTCCAGAACATCGCCCATTCGATCACCGCAAATCATCCGGAATGCTATCTGATCGTTCTTCTGATCGACGAACGTCCGGAAGAAGTGACCGACATGCAGCGCTCGGTGAAGGGCGAAGTGATTTCCTCGACCTTCGATGAACCGGCAGCGCGTCACGTTCAGGTGGCTGAAATGGTCATCGAAAAGGCCAAGCGCCTTGTTGAACATGGTCGCGATGTTGTGATCCTGCTCGACTCGATCACCCGTCTTGGTCGCGCTTACAACACGGTTGTGCCGTCTTCCGGCAAGGTTCTGACCGGTGGTGTGGACGCCAATGCATTGCAGCGCCCGAAGCGCTTCTTCGGTGCCGCGCGCAATATCGAAGAAGGCGGTTCGCTGACCATCATCGCAACCGCGCTGATCGATACGGGCAGCCGTATGGACGAAGTGATCTTTGAAGAATTCAAGGGCACCGGTAACTCGGAAATCGTGCTTGACCGCAAGGTTGCCGACAAGCGCATCTTCCCGGCCATGGACATTCTCAAGTCCGGCACCCGCAAGGAAGACCTGCTCGTACCGCGCGCCGATCTGCAGAAGATTTTCGTTCTGCGCCGTATCCTCGCGCCGATGGGCACGACCGATGCGATCGAATTCCTTATCGATAAGCTCAAGCAGACCAAGAGCAATTCCGAATTCTTCGATTCGATGAATACGTAA